The Prunus persica cultivar Lovell chromosome G7, Prunus_persica_NCBIv2, whole genome shotgun sequence genome has a segment encoding these proteins:
- the LOC18770893 gene encoding methylesterase 10, with product MCSRSPNPEAQKKHFVLVHGAGHGAWCWYKLSALLTSAGHNVTALDLAASGDNPKQINQVHCFADYVEPLIEFMESLPPDERVILVGHSMGGAGISIAMERFPEKISAAVFATALMPGPTISYLTIFEEVSSRLEFMDSQYRFDKGLNNPPTSAIFGPQRMTSVLYQLSPPEDLALALSSLRFFPLFDEEIKLTKEKYGSVPRVYIVCDQDLTIGEDVQRWMIKENPPHEVKMINGSDHMLMFSKPQEFFSTLQEISDQYS from the exons ATGTGTTCTCGATCTCCAAACCCAGAAGCCCAAAAGAAGCATTTTGTGCTGGTTCATGGAGCTGGCCATGGAGCATGGTGTTGGTACAAGTTGTCAGCTCTGCTGACCTCTGCAGGTCACAATGTTACAGCTCTGGACCTAGCAGCATCTGGAGACAACCCAAAACAGATAAATCAAGTCCATTGCTTCGCGGACTATGTTGAGCCGTTGATTGAATTCATGGAGTCTCTTCCACCAGATGAGAGGGTTATCTTGGTGGGCCATAGCATGGGTGGGGCCGGCATATCTATTGCCATGGAGCGGTTCCCTGAGAAAATTTCTGCGGCTGTATTTGCCACCGCTTTGATGCCTGGCCCTACTATCAGTTACTTGACCATATTTGAAGAG GTTAGTAGTAGATTGGAATTTATGGACTCTCAATATAGATTTGATAAAGGACTCAACAACCCTCCAACATCGGCAATTTTTGGTCCCCAACGTATGACTTCAGTGTTGTACCAGCTGTCGCCACCAGAG GACTTAGCACTGGCGTTGTCATCGCTGAgatttttccctctctttgATGAGGAAATAAAACTCACCAAGGAGAAATATGGGTCGGTTCCTAGAGTATATATCGTGTGCGACCAAGACCTTACCATTGGGGAGGATGTGCAACGGTGGATGATCAAGGAAAATCCTCCACATGAAGTCAAAATGATAAACGGCTCTGATCATATGCTCATGTTCTCCAAACCGCAGGAATTCTTCTCAACCCTCCAAGAGATTTCTGATCAATATTCCTAA